A region from the Vespula pensylvanica isolate Volc-1 chromosome 9, ASM1446617v1, whole genome shotgun sequence genome encodes:
- the LOC122631451 gene encoding nucleolar protein dao-5 isoform X1: protein MASVEELGVSALVYDYLLKKDASLAKVFQKKTQAPPLPKGAPTIQDVFQYFQKSSPKKITIKAQAKDSSLDSSSESEDESPKKVVQVNGKVTAKPAVTTKKEMSSSEETSSEDEKPAPKVAQKIPSNNAVISKATPSKILGKAKGNVKGMPVKEEESSEESSTEEEEEKPKSQIKTSVLPKVIKTLNVNKASSSESDSESDEEESKVKVATKSSSSLKSTPAQQVKKQQNKNVESSSEDSSDNDEQPTVKVVKKPVPTQLLLLKKGPTKKGAKNEESETSSTSEEPKPKVTSTPVANKSSISKKSESSSEESDDTHVNQTPSAAKQTPAQKVVPQKKGEVDKKNTSKKSVILGQSKQNISKKESSSSEDSSDEEPMAKKPTLNKSVSAVKPSVVAVKKASSSDEDSSEEEPVFKKSTPAKQSQNSIIKKAKAKEVSSSSEEESDNKEAVVQKTPASTKGKTPASTKGTVKKEESSSDDSDDSDEDTKAKVPTKTVPTKVLKPALEKVAPKKDSSSDDSDDSEEISASPVKPTPVKTVPIAKSKKQESSDESDSDSSEEEKPKVAPVSKTAVIKKSTDSSEESDSSVEEQQTVKQPTPKVKTPGKAEKRKNTEEHEENLPTKVAKNNYSNFVKASNSFNGDKQQRNNTPFRRVKDEDVSLDPKLANNSFEAKAENEDDNNFKKHGGGGGGRGGFRGGRGGFGFHGGRDEGRGGYRGGGRGGGGFDRGGRGGFRGGRGGRGGFDNRKSWGGNNDDNDKGRGNGFRKSWSNDNGDRGNRGRGGFRGGRGGGFDKRTSFDSATTQNKKITFDD, encoded by the exons ATGGCGTCGGTTGAAGAATTAGGCGTTTCTGCCCTTGTCTACGATTATTTACTGAAGAAGGATGCATCTTTAGCAAAGGTTTTCCAGAAGAAAACACAAGCG ccTCCATTACCAAAAGGAGCACCTACTATACAAGatgtatttcaatattttcaaaagagttcgccgaagaaaattacaataaagGCACAAGCGAAAGATAGTAGTTTAGATTCGAGCTCTGAAAGTGAAGATGAGTCACCAAAAAAAGTAGTACAAGTTAATGGTAAAGTTACAGCTAAACCAGCCGTAaccacaaaaaaagaaatgtcttCTTCGGAAGAAACTTCAAGTGAGGATGAAAAACCAGCACCCAAAGTTGCTCAAAAAATACCATCGAATAATGCAGTAATATCTAAGGCCACACCTTCTAAGATATTAGGAAAGGCAAAAGGAAATGTTAAAGGAATGCCTgtgaaagaagaggagagttCAGAGGAAAGTTCTacagaagaggaagaagagaagccAAAATCACAAATAAAAACATCTGTATTACCTAAagttattaaaacattaaatgtAAACAAAGCTTCCAGTAGTGAATCAGATTCTGAAAGTGACGAAGAGGAATCTAAAGTAAAAGTTGCTACTAAATCTAGTAGTTCTTTGAAATCTACACCAGCTCAGCAAGTAAAGAAgcaacaaaacaaaaatgtagAATCCTCGAGCGAAGACAGTAGTGATAATGACGAGCAACCAACTGTTAAAGTAGTAAAAAAACCAGTTCCTACGCAACTACTATTACTAAAAAAAGGTCCTACTAAAAAAGGAGCGAAAAATGAAGAATCGGAAACTTCGTCAACAAGCGAGGAACCGAAACCAAAAGTAACATCCACACCAGTGGCTAATAAAAGCAGTATTTCTAAAAAGTCTGAATCTTCAAGCGAAGAATCTGATGATACTCATGTAAATCAAACGCCATCAGCTGCAAAGCAAACACCTGCTCAAAAAGTAGTTCCACAAAAGAAAGGTgaagtagataaaaaaaatacaagtaaaAAATCTGTTATACTGGGACAatctaaacaaaatataagtaaaaaagagtCATCATCAAGCGAAGACAGTAGCGATGAAGAACCTATGGCTAAGAAACCTACTTTGAATAAATCAGTATCAGCAGTAAAACCGTCTGTAGTCGCGGTAAAGAAAGCATCATCTTCTGACGAAGATAGTAGCGAGGAAGAACCAGTTTTTAAGAAATCTACTCCTGCTAAACAATCAcaaaattcaataattaaaaaggcGAAGGCGAAGGAAGTATCATCCTCCAGCGAAGAGGAGAGTGATAATAAAGAAGCAGTTGTGCAGAAGACACCTGCATCCACAAAGGGGAAGACACCTGCATCCACAAAGGGAACtgttaagaaagaagaatcttcTAGCGATGATTCCGATGATTCGGATGAAGATACAAAGGCAAAGGTACCAACAAAAACTGTACCGACAAAAGTATTAAAACCAGCACTAGAAAAGGTAGCACCAAAAAAAGATTCATCAAGTGACGATTCCGACGATTCTGAGGAAATATCCGCTTCCCCTGTAAAGCCAACACCTGTAAAAACTGTACCCATtgcaaaaagtaaaaaacaagaatCAAGTGATGAATCCGATTCAGATTCTTCTGAAGAGGAAAAGCCGAAGGTTGCACCAGTTTCTAAGACTgcagttattaaaaaatctacgGATTCGAGCGAAGAAAGTGATTCGAGCGTGGAAGAACAGCAAACGGTAAAACAGCCAACCCCGAAAGTTAAGACACCTGGTAAagcagaaaaaaggaaaaatactgAAGAACACGAAGAAAATTTGCCTACAAAAGTTGCAAAGAATAATTACAGCAATTTTGTTAAAGCAAGTAATAGCTTTAACGGGGATAAG CagcaaagaaataatacacCATTTCGTCGAGTAAAGGACGAAGATGTTTCATTGGATCCAAAATTGGCTAACAATTCCTTCGAGGCAAAG GCGGAGAATGaagacgataataattttaagaaacaCGGCGGTGGTGGCGGAGGTCGGGGTGGATTTAGAGGTGGACGCGGTGGTTTCGGATTTCATGGTGGTCGAGACGAGGGACGTGGGGGTTATAGAGGCGGTGGTCGTGGTGGAGGCGGTTTTGATAGAGGTGGACGTGGTGGATTTAGAGGTGGTCGAGGTGGTAGGGGCGGTTTTGATAATAGGAAGTCTTGGGGTGGCaataatgacgataacgataagGGTAGAGGAAATGGATTTAGGAAATCATGGAGTAATGATAATGGAGATAGGGGAAATCGTGGTAGAGGAGGTTTCCGCGGGGGTAGAGGAGGAGGCTTCGATAAAAGAACATCTTTTGATTCCGCAACtacacaaaataaaaaaattaccttTGATGATTga
- the LOC122631451 gene encoding nucleolar protein dao-5 isoform X5: protein MASVEELGVSALVYDYLLKKDASLAKVFQKKTQAPPLPKGAPTIQDVFQYFQKSSPKKITIKAQAKDSSLDSSSESEDESPKKVVQVNGKVTAKPAVTTKKEMSSSEETSSEDEKPAPKVAQKIPSNNAVISKATPSKILGKAKGNVKGMPVKEEESSEESSTEEEEEKPKSQIKTSVLPKVIKTLNVNKASSSESDSESDEEESKVKVATKSSSSLKSTPAQQVKKQQNKNVESSSEDSSDNDEQPTVKVVKKPVPTQLLLLKKGPTKKGAKNEESETSSTSEEPKPKVTSTPVANKSSISKKSESSSEESDDTHVNQTPSAAKQTPAQKVVPQKKGEVDKKNTSKKSVILGQSKQNISKKESSSSEDSSDEEPMAKKPTLNKSVSAVKPSVVAVKKASSSDEDSSEEEPVFKKSTPAKQSQNSIIKKAKAKEVSSSSEEESDNKEAVVQKTPASTKGKTPASTKGTVKKEESSSDDSDDSDEDTKAKVPTKTVPTKVLKPALEKVAPKKDSSSDDSDDSEEISASPVKPTPVKTVPIAKSKKQESSDESDSDSSEEEKPKVAPVSKTAVIKKSTDSSEESDSSVEEQQTVKQPTPKVKTPGKAEKRKNTEEHEENLPTKVAKNNYSNFVKASNSFNGDKQRNNTPFRRVKDEDVSLDPKLANNSFEAKKGARGSWGEKANLDLRHTRGKSFRHEKTKKKRGSYRGGQIDTSVNSIKFDD, encoded by the exons ATGGCGTCGGTTGAAGAATTAGGCGTTTCTGCCCTTGTCTACGATTATTTACTGAAGAAGGATGCATCTTTAGCAAAGGTTTTCCAGAAGAAAACACAAGCG ccTCCATTACCAAAAGGAGCACCTACTATACAAGatgtatttcaatattttcaaaagagttcgccgaagaaaattacaataaagGCACAAGCGAAAGATAGTAGTTTAGATTCGAGCTCTGAAAGTGAAGATGAGTCACCAAAAAAAGTAGTACAAGTTAATGGTAAAGTTACAGCTAAACCAGCCGTAaccacaaaaaaagaaatgtcttCTTCGGAAGAAACTTCAAGTGAGGATGAAAAACCAGCACCCAAAGTTGCTCAAAAAATACCATCGAATAATGCAGTAATATCTAAGGCCACACCTTCTAAGATATTAGGAAAGGCAAAAGGAAATGTTAAAGGAATGCCTgtgaaagaagaggagagttCAGAGGAAAGTTCTacagaagaggaagaagagaagccAAAATCACAAATAAAAACATCTGTATTACCTAAagttattaaaacattaaatgtAAACAAAGCTTCCAGTAGTGAATCAGATTCTGAAAGTGACGAAGAGGAATCTAAAGTAAAAGTTGCTACTAAATCTAGTAGTTCTTTGAAATCTACACCAGCTCAGCAAGTAAAGAAgcaacaaaacaaaaatgtagAATCCTCGAGCGAAGACAGTAGTGATAATGACGAGCAACCAACTGTTAAAGTAGTAAAAAAACCAGTTCCTACGCAACTACTATTACTAAAAAAAGGTCCTACTAAAAAAGGAGCGAAAAATGAAGAATCGGAAACTTCGTCAACAAGCGAGGAACCGAAACCAAAAGTAACATCCACACCAGTGGCTAATAAAAGCAGTATTTCTAAAAAGTCTGAATCTTCAAGCGAAGAATCTGATGATACTCATGTAAATCAAACGCCATCAGCTGCAAAGCAAACACCTGCTCAAAAAGTAGTTCCACAAAAGAAAGGTgaagtagataaaaaaaatacaagtaaaAAATCTGTTATACTGGGACAatctaaacaaaatataagtaaaaaagagtCATCATCAAGCGAAGACAGTAGCGATGAAGAACCTATGGCTAAGAAACCTACTTTGAATAAATCAGTATCAGCAGTAAAACCGTCTGTAGTCGCGGTAAAGAAAGCATCATCTTCTGACGAAGATAGTAGCGAGGAAGAACCAGTTTTTAAGAAATCTACTCCTGCTAAACAATCAcaaaattcaataattaaaaaggcGAAGGCGAAGGAAGTATCATCCTCCAGCGAAGAGGAGAGTGATAATAAAGAAGCAGTTGTGCAGAAGACACCTGCATCCACAAAGGGGAAGACACCTGCATCCACAAAGGGAACtgttaagaaagaagaatcttcTAGCGATGATTCCGATGATTCGGATGAAGATACAAAGGCAAAGGTACCAACAAAAACTGTACCGACAAAAGTATTAAAACCAGCACTAGAAAAGGTAGCACCAAAAAAAGATTCATCAAGTGACGATTCCGACGATTCTGAGGAAATATCCGCTTCCCCTGTAAAGCCAACACCTGTAAAAACTGTACCCATtgcaaaaagtaaaaaacaagaatCAAGTGATGAATCCGATTCAGATTCTTCTGAAGAGGAAAAGCCGAAGGTTGCACCAGTTTCTAAGACTgcagttattaaaaaatctacgGATTCGAGCGAAGAAAGTGATTCGAGCGTGGAAGAACAGCAAACGGTAAAACAGCCAACCCCGAAAGTTAAGACACCTGGTAAagcagaaaaaaggaaaaatactgAAGAACACGAAGAAAATTTGCCTACAAAAGTTGCAAAGAATAATTACAGCAATTTTGTTAAAGCAAGTAATAGCTTTAACGGGGATAAG caaagaaataatacacCATTTCGTCGAGTAAAGGACGAAGATGTTTCATTGGATCCAAAATTGGCTAACAATTCCTTCGAGGCAAAG AAAGGTGCACGAGGTTCGTGGGGAGAAAAGGCTAATCTGGATTTACGACACACAAGAGGAAAGTCTTTTAGACATGAAAAAACCAAGAAGAAGCGAGGTAGTTACCGCGGTGGTCAAATAGATACAAGCGTTAACTCTATTAAGTTCGATGATTAA
- the LOC122631451 gene encoding nucleolar protein dao-5 isoform X4, with amino-acid sequence MASVEELGVSALVYDYLLKKDASLAKVFQKKTQAPPLPKGAPTIQDVFQYFQKSSPKKITIKAQAKDSSLDSSSESEDESPKKVVQVNGKVTAKPAVTTKKEMSSSEETSSEDEKPAPKVAQKIPSNNAVISKATPSKILGKAKGNVKGMPVKEEESSEESSTEEEEEKPKSQIKTSVLPKVIKTLNVNKASSSESDSESDEEESKVKVATKSSSSLKSTPAQQVKKQQNKNVESSSEDSSDNDEQPTVKVVKKPVPTQLLLLKKGPTKKGAKNEESETSSTSEEPKPKVTSTPVANKSSISKKSESSSEESDDTHVNQTPSAAKQTPAQKVVPQKKGEVDKKNTSKKSVILGQSKQNISKKESSSSEDSSDEEPMAKKPTLNKSVSAVKPSVVAVKKASSSDEDSSEEEPVFKKSTPAKQSQNSIIKKAKAKEVSSSSEEESDNKEAVVQKTPASTKGKTPASTKGTVKKEESSSDDSDDSDEDTKAKVPTKTVPTKVLKPALEKVAPKKDSSSDDSDDSEEISASPVKPTPVKTVPIAKSKKQESSDESDSDSSEEEKPKVAPVSKTAVIKKSTDSSEESDSSVEEQQTVKQPTPKVKTPGKAEKRKNTEEHEENLPTKVAKNNYSNFVKASNSFNGDKQQRNNTPFRRVKDEDVSLDPKLANNSFEAKKGARGSWGEKANLDLRHTRGKSFRHEKTKKKRGSYRGGQIDTSVNSIKFDD; translated from the exons ATGGCGTCGGTTGAAGAATTAGGCGTTTCTGCCCTTGTCTACGATTATTTACTGAAGAAGGATGCATCTTTAGCAAAGGTTTTCCAGAAGAAAACACAAGCG ccTCCATTACCAAAAGGAGCACCTACTATACAAGatgtatttcaatattttcaaaagagttcgccgaagaaaattacaataaagGCACAAGCGAAAGATAGTAGTTTAGATTCGAGCTCTGAAAGTGAAGATGAGTCACCAAAAAAAGTAGTACAAGTTAATGGTAAAGTTACAGCTAAACCAGCCGTAaccacaaaaaaagaaatgtcttCTTCGGAAGAAACTTCAAGTGAGGATGAAAAACCAGCACCCAAAGTTGCTCAAAAAATACCATCGAATAATGCAGTAATATCTAAGGCCACACCTTCTAAGATATTAGGAAAGGCAAAAGGAAATGTTAAAGGAATGCCTgtgaaagaagaggagagttCAGAGGAAAGTTCTacagaagaggaagaagagaagccAAAATCACAAATAAAAACATCTGTATTACCTAAagttattaaaacattaaatgtAAACAAAGCTTCCAGTAGTGAATCAGATTCTGAAAGTGACGAAGAGGAATCTAAAGTAAAAGTTGCTACTAAATCTAGTAGTTCTTTGAAATCTACACCAGCTCAGCAAGTAAAGAAgcaacaaaacaaaaatgtagAATCCTCGAGCGAAGACAGTAGTGATAATGACGAGCAACCAACTGTTAAAGTAGTAAAAAAACCAGTTCCTACGCAACTACTATTACTAAAAAAAGGTCCTACTAAAAAAGGAGCGAAAAATGAAGAATCGGAAACTTCGTCAACAAGCGAGGAACCGAAACCAAAAGTAACATCCACACCAGTGGCTAATAAAAGCAGTATTTCTAAAAAGTCTGAATCTTCAAGCGAAGAATCTGATGATACTCATGTAAATCAAACGCCATCAGCTGCAAAGCAAACACCTGCTCAAAAAGTAGTTCCACAAAAGAAAGGTgaagtagataaaaaaaatacaagtaaaAAATCTGTTATACTGGGACAatctaaacaaaatataagtaaaaaagagtCATCATCAAGCGAAGACAGTAGCGATGAAGAACCTATGGCTAAGAAACCTACTTTGAATAAATCAGTATCAGCAGTAAAACCGTCTGTAGTCGCGGTAAAGAAAGCATCATCTTCTGACGAAGATAGTAGCGAGGAAGAACCAGTTTTTAAGAAATCTACTCCTGCTAAACAATCAcaaaattcaataattaaaaaggcGAAGGCGAAGGAAGTATCATCCTCCAGCGAAGAGGAGAGTGATAATAAAGAAGCAGTTGTGCAGAAGACACCTGCATCCACAAAGGGGAAGACACCTGCATCCACAAAGGGAACtgttaagaaagaagaatcttcTAGCGATGATTCCGATGATTCGGATGAAGATACAAAGGCAAAGGTACCAACAAAAACTGTACCGACAAAAGTATTAAAACCAGCACTAGAAAAGGTAGCACCAAAAAAAGATTCATCAAGTGACGATTCCGACGATTCTGAGGAAATATCCGCTTCCCCTGTAAAGCCAACACCTGTAAAAACTGTACCCATtgcaaaaagtaaaaaacaagaatCAAGTGATGAATCCGATTCAGATTCTTCTGAAGAGGAAAAGCCGAAGGTTGCACCAGTTTCTAAGACTgcagttattaaaaaatctacgGATTCGAGCGAAGAAAGTGATTCGAGCGTGGAAGAACAGCAAACGGTAAAACAGCCAACCCCGAAAGTTAAGACACCTGGTAAagcagaaaaaaggaaaaatactgAAGAACACGAAGAAAATTTGCCTACAAAAGTTGCAAAGAATAATTACAGCAATTTTGTTAAAGCAAGTAATAGCTTTAACGGGGATAAG CagcaaagaaataatacacCATTTCGTCGAGTAAAGGACGAAGATGTTTCATTGGATCCAAAATTGGCTAACAATTCCTTCGAGGCAAAG AAAGGTGCACGAGGTTCGTGGGGAGAAAAGGCTAATCTGGATTTACGACACACAAGAGGAAAGTCTTTTAGACATGAAAAAACCAAGAAGAAGCGAGGTAGTTACCGCGGTGGTCAAATAGATACAAGCGTTAACTCTATTAAGTTCGATGATTAA
- the LOC122631451 gene encoding nucleolar protein dao-5 isoform X2: MASVEELGVSALVYDYLLKKDASLAKVFQKKTQAPPLPKGAPTIQDVFQYFQKSSPKKITIKAQAKDSSLDSSSESEDESPKKVVQVNGKVTAKPAVTTKKEMSSSEETSSEDEKPAPKVAQKIPSNNAVISKATPSKILGKAKGNVKGMPVKEEESSEESSTEEEEEKPKSQIKTSVLPKVIKTLNVNKASSSESDSESDEEESKVKVATKSSSSLKSTPAQQVKKQQNKNVESSSEDSSDNDEQPTVKVVKKPVPTQLLLLKKGPTKKGAKNEESETSSTSEEPKPKVTSTPVANKSSISKKSESSSEESDDTHVNQTPSAAKQTPAQKVVPQKKGEVDKKNTSKKSVILGQSKQNISKKESSSSEDSSDEEPMAKKPTLNKSVSAVKPSVVAVKKASSSDEDSSEEEPVFKKSTPAKQSQNSIIKKAKAKEVSSSSEEESDNKEAVVQKTPASTKGKTPASTKGTVKKEESSSDDSDDSDEDTKAKVPTKTVPTKVLKPALEKVAPKKDSSSDDSDDSEEISASPVKPTPVKTVPIAKSKKQESSDESDSDSSEEEKPKVAPVSKTAVIKKSTDSSEESDSSVEEQQTVKQPTPKVKTPGKAEKRKNTEEHEENLPTKVAKNNYSNFVKASNSFNGDKQRNNTPFRRVKDEDVSLDPKLANNSFEAKAENEDDNNFKKHGGGGGGRGGFRGGRGGFGFHGGRDEGRGGYRGGGRGGGGFDRGGRGGFRGGRGGRGGFDNRKSWGGNNDDNDKGRGNGFRKSWSNDNGDRGNRGRGGFRGGRGGGFDKRTSFDSATTQNKKITFDD, encoded by the exons ATGGCGTCGGTTGAAGAATTAGGCGTTTCTGCCCTTGTCTACGATTATTTACTGAAGAAGGATGCATCTTTAGCAAAGGTTTTCCAGAAGAAAACACAAGCG ccTCCATTACCAAAAGGAGCACCTACTATACAAGatgtatttcaatattttcaaaagagttcgccgaagaaaattacaataaagGCACAAGCGAAAGATAGTAGTTTAGATTCGAGCTCTGAAAGTGAAGATGAGTCACCAAAAAAAGTAGTACAAGTTAATGGTAAAGTTACAGCTAAACCAGCCGTAaccacaaaaaaagaaatgtcttCTTCGGAAGAAACTTCAAGTGAGGATGAAAAACCAGCACCCAAAGTTGCTCAAAAAATACCATCGAATAATGCAGTAATATCTAAGGCCACACCTTCTAAGATATTAGGAAAGGCAAAAGGAAATGTTAAAGGAATGCCTgtgaaagaagaggagagttCAGAGGAAAGTTCTacagaagaggaagaagagaagccAAAATCACAAATAAAAACATCTGTATTACCTAAagttattaaaacattaaatgtAAACAAAGCTTCCAGTAGTGAATCAGATTCTGAAAGTGACGAAGAGGAATCTAAAGTAAAAGTTGCTACTAAATCTAGTAGTTCTTTGAAATCTACACCAGCTCAGCAAGTAAAGAAgcaacaaaacaaaaatgtagAATCCTCGAGCGAAGACAGTAGTGATAATGACGAGCAACCAACTGTTAAAGTAGTAAAAAAACCAGTTCCTACGCAACTACTATTACTAAAAAAAGGTCCTACTAAAAAAGGAGCGAAAAATGAAGAATCGGAAACTTCGTCAACAAGCGAGGAACCGAAACCAAAAGTAACATCCACACCAGTGGCTAATAAAAGCAGTATTTCTAAAAAGTCTGAATCTTCAAGCGAAGAATCTGATGATACTCATGTAAATCAAACGCCATCAGCTGCAAAGCAAACACCTGCTCAAAAAGTAGTTCCACAAAAGAAAGGTgaagtagataaaaaaaatacaagtaaaAAATCTGTTATACTGGGACAatctaaacaaaatataagtaaaaaagagtCATCATCAAGCGAAGACAGTAGCGATGAAGAACCTATGGCTAAGAAACCTACTTTGAATAAATCAGTATCAGCAGTAAAACCGTCTGTAGTCGCGGTAAAGAAAGCATCATCTTCTGACGAAGATAGTAGCGAGGAAGAACCAGTTTTTAAGAAATCTACTCCTGCTAAACAATCAcaaaattcaataattaaaaaggcGAAGGCGAAGGAAGTATCATCCTCCAGCGAAGAGGAGAGTGATAATAAAGAAGCAGTTGTGCAGAAGACACCTGCATCCACAAAGGGGAAGACACCTGCATCCACAAAGGGAACtgttaagaaagaagaatcttcTAGCGATGATTCCGATGATTCGGATGAAGATACAAAGGCAAAGGTACCAACAAAAACTGTACCGACAAAAGTATTAAAACCAGCACTAGAAAAGGTAGCACCAAAAAAAGATTCATCAAGTGACGATTCCGACGATTCTGAGGAAATATCCGCTTCCCCTGTAAAGCCAACACCTGTAAAAACTGTACCCATtgcaaaaagtaaaaaacaagaatCAAGTGATGAATCCGATTCAGATTCTTCTGAAGAGGAAAAGCCGAAGGTTGCACCAGTTTCTAAGACTgcagttattaaaaaatctacgGATTCGAGCGAAGAAAGTGATTCGAGCGTGGAAGAACAGCAAACGGTAAAACAGCCAACCCCGAAAGTTAAGACACCTGGTAAagcagaaaaaaggaaaaatactgAAGAACACGAAGAAAATTTGCCTACAAAAGTTGCAAAGAATAATTACAGCAATTTTGTTAAAGCAAGTAATAGCTTTAACGGGGATAAG caaagaaataatacacCATTTCGTCGAGTAAAGGACGAAGATGTTTCATTGGATCCAAAATTGGCTAACAATTCCTTCGAGGCAAAG GCGGAGAATGaagacgataataattttaagaaacaCGGCGGTGGTGGCGGAGGTCGGGGTGGATTTAGAGGTGGACGCGGTGGTTTCGGATTTCATGGTGGTCGAGACGAGGGACGTGGGGGTTATAGAGGCGGTGGTCGTGGTGGAGGCGGTTTTGATAGAGGTGGACGTGGTGGATTTAGAGGTGGTCGAGGTGGTAGGGGCGGTTTTGATAATAGGAAGTCTTGGGGTGGCaataatgacgataacgataagGGTAGAGGAAATGGATTTAGGAAATCATGGAGTAATGATAATGGAGATAGGGGAAATCGTGGTAGAGGAGGTTTCCGCGGGGGTAGAGGAGGAGGCTTCGATAAAAGAACATCTTTTGATTCCGCAACtacacaaaataaaaaaattaccttTGATGATTga